In Penaeus chinensis breed Huanghai No. 1 chromosome 11, ASM1920278v2, whole genome shotgun sequence, a genomic segment contains:
- the LOC125030538 gene encoding uncharacterized protein LOC125030538 isoform X1 codes for MVLQAAQLRRNEAAKHTPPQKWTTMVAMYNNDMEGAHGRPSDEDIPERDVPPSAYVAEDAGPAKSGGHDRGASGHGAAMAKAEEGVEHLRNPTDQDSTSNSGATGSSGEEESATGFVEGAAAKGASERTAANSEAEPPPGHNSDDSASDDTIRGAEDGAAKGNDEDENKENVDNTLKESDEESDTEGSDDEDAARDDEGVEWLLKIDDLELYKKAMVPEHFYLRISSPKVLTEDQLRLALDRLLGELKWLRLGLKHRQGDCWICYLPKATMQVRICNDDSLGYIMEEPQRSHYYLHNDLLCTVQILADPQVPKTSRGRRRGKKANNNSADKGDSANMHNRNPTCDYKYLLLLAGPPPLLNEASGRLISDTFVKHLNDAIEESVAQEPAGQSPGSSTGSGTDANFDSPSVAQNPSGLDTLNNAGGSTASGISSDNGSSEVSVSTPFVDESPNGGVSNNGSSEVPAASGVSSDKGSSEASVSTSGVPTASGTASDKSSSEISVNTLGIPTVSGTTSDKGSSEVSVSTSFGAESPKDSVSNTEVSSAIGESSADADSGFKQDKNNPSDTEVCSGTDSVNVSLDIGSATGACSNNGDKPEISLNEIQHIKTFLSEFQKDVNNDDLRFGGENGEENEDDDTYGGVRKSLDSCASKNFMNKCKAGRISYFNAFVACVNAAAVKLLVDAGLEPDREVVLFHKVNVRFPWPRQEWWTDRDDDGNEADGDDEDDDDEYSSSGQERSAIKVSTVPSSWQTYFWKTARTVNSKQWEAAEIEKPEVPRKIRPLNEEEVGEQDEGPCVADIHLSVPNITEIFEFSAQRQLFKVTTIRKLTFVHQFLMTFNINLYIDAESGNLGFYLNHSTVFNSKAVKIRFAELILAVLKRSLQL; via the exons ATGGTGCTGCAAGCCGCCCAGCTTCGAAGAAACGAAG CTGCGAAGCACACCCCGCCTCAGAAGTGGACGACGATGGTCGCGATGTACAACAACGACATGGAGGGAGCACACGGACGCCCGTCCGACGAGGACATCCCCGAGCGCGACGTGCCTCCCTCGGCCTACGTCGCCGAAGACGCAGGGCCAGCGAAGAGCGGTGGCCACGACAGGGGCGCCTCTGGCCACGGGGCGGCGATGGCCAAAGCGGAGGAGGGCGTGGAACACCTTAGGAACCCAACTGACCAAGACTCAACCTCGAATAGCGGCGCGACGGGTAGCAGCGGCGAGGAGGAAAGCGCCACCGGTTTCGTCGAGGGCGCTGCCGCAAAAGGGGCGAGCGAACGAACAGCCGCGAATTCTGAAGCAGAACCCCCGCCGGGACACAACAGTGATGACAGTGCGTCTGATGACACTATCAGGGGGGCTGAGGATGGTGCAGCCAAGgggaatgatgaagatgaaaacaagGAAAACGTTGACAATACTCTCAAGGAAAGTGACGAAGAGAGCGACACGGAGGGCAGCGACGACGAGGATGCGGCCAGGGACGACGAAGGAGTTGAATGGCTGCTGAAGATCGACGACTTAGAGTTGTATAAGAAGGCCATGGTCCCGGAGCATTTCTACCTCCGGATCAGCAGTCCGAAAGTCCTGACTGAGGATCAGTTGCGCCTGGCCCTCGACCGACTCCTCGG GGAACTTAAGTGGCTGCGCCTCGGCTTGAAGCACCGACAAGGCGACTGCTGGATCTGTTATCTGCCGAAGGCCACGATGCAGGTTCGG ATCTGCAATGACGACAGCCTGGGTTACATCATGGAGGAGCCCCAACGCTCGCACTACTACCTTCATAATGACCTCCTTTGCACTGTCCAGATCCTTGCTGATCCTCAAGTGCCCAAAACTTCGCGGGGTCGAAGAAGAGGCAAGAAAGCGAACAATAATAGTGCCGACAAAGGGGACAGTGCTAACATGCACAATAGAAACCCCACATGTGATTACAagtacctcctcctcctggctGGTCCTCCGCCTCTCCTAAACGAAGCTTCCGGTAGACTTATCAGTGACACCTTTGTAAAACACCTTAATGATGCCATAGAAGAGTCTGTTGCACAAGAACCGGCCGGACAAAGCCCCGGTTCCAGCACTGGTAGTGGGACGGATGCTAACTTTGACTCGCCCAGTGTTGCTCAAAATCCCTCTGGTCTGGATACTCTTAATAACGCTGGAGGTTCCACCGCTTCTGGAATTTCCTCTGATAACGGTAGTTCTGAAGTTTCTGTGAGCACTCCTTTTGTTGATGAGAGTCCTAATGGCGGTGTCAGCAATAACGGTAGTTCTGAAGTCCCCGCTGCTTCTGGAGTTTCCTCTGACAAGGGTAGTTCTGAGGCTTCTGTGAGCACTTCTGGAGTTCCGACTGCTTCTGGAACTGCCTCTGATAAAAGTAGTTCTGAAATTTCTGTGAACACTCTTGGAATTCCCACTGTTTCTGGAACTACCTCTGATAAAGGTAGTTCTGAAGTTTCTGTGAGCACTTCGTTTGGTGCTGAAAGTCCTAAGGACAGTGTCAGCAATACTGAAGTCTCCAGTGCGATTGGTGAGAGCTCCGCTGATGCTGATAGTGGTTttaaacaagataaaaataatcCCAGTGATACTGAAGTTTGCTCAGGTACCGACAGCGTTAATGTTAGCTTAGATATCGGTAGTGCTACGGGTGCTTGctcaaataatggtgataaaccaGAAATATCTTTAAACGAAATACAGCACATTAAGACTTTTCTTAGTGAATTTCAGAAGGATGTAAATAACGACGATCTGAGATTTGGTGGAGAAAATGGTGAAGAAAATGAGGACGACGATACGTACGGGGGTGTCCGTAAATCCTTAGATTCGTGTGCAAGCAAGAATTTCATGAATAAGTGTAAAGCAGGACGTATCAGCTATTTCAATGCTTTTGTAGCGTGCGTGAATGCGGCCGCCGTCAAGCTTTTGGTTGATGCCGGGCTAGAGCCTGACAGAGAGGTCGTGCTTTTCCATAAAGTGAATGTACGCTTCCCTTGGCCTCGCCAGGAGTGGTGGACGGACAGAGACGATGACGGCAACGAAGCCGATGGCGACGAcgaggacgatgacgatgaataCAGTTCGTCCGGCCAAGAAAGGTCAGCTATTAAAGTGAGCACAGTTCCCAGCTCATGGCAGACTTACTTCTGGAAAACAGCCCGAACAGTAAACAGCAAACAGTGGGAAGCAGCAGAAATAGAGAAGCCTGAAGTGCCAAGGAAGATAAGACCTCTGAATGAGGAGGAAGTGGGCGAACAAGACGAAGGCCCCTGCGTCGCTGATATTCATTTATCCGTCCCGAACATAACCGAGATCTTCGAGTTTAGTGCACAGAGGCAGCTCTTCAAAGTAACTACCATCAGGAAGCTGACGTTCGTTCACCAATTCCTCATGACCTTCAACATCAACCTATATATTGACGCCGAGAGTGGAAATCTCGGTTTCTACCTCAATCATTCTACGGTGTTTAATTCTAAGGCCGTAAAGATCAGATTTGCTGAACTCATTTTGGCAGTTCTGAAAAGGTCCTTGCAGTTATGA
- the LOC125030538 gene encoding uncharacterized protein LOC125030538 isoform X3: MQSAKHTPPQKWTTMVAMYNNDMEGAHGRPSDEDIPERDVPPSAYVAEDAGPAKSGGHDRGASGHGAAMAKAEEGVEHLRNPTDQDSTSNSGATGSSGEEESATGFVEGAAAKGASERTAANSEAEPPPGHNSDDSASDDTIRGAEDGAAKGNDEDENKENVDNTLKESDEESDTEGSDDEDAARDDEGVEWLLKIDDLELYKKAMVPEHFYLRISSPKVLTEDQLRLALDRLLGELKWLRLGLKHRQGDCWICYLPKATMQVRICNDDSLGYIMEEPQRSHYYLHNDLLCTVQILADPQVPKTSRGRRRGKKANNNSADKGDSANMHNRNPTCDYKYLLLLAGPPPLLNEASGRLISDTFVKHLNDAIEESVAQEPAGQSPGSSTGSGTDANFDSPSVAQNPSGLDTLNNAGGSTASGISSDNGSSEVSVSTPFVDESPNGGVSNNGSSEVPAASGVSSDKGSSEASVSTSGVPTASGTASDKSSSEISVNTLGIPTVSGTTSDKGSSEVSVSTSFGAESPKDSVSNTEVSSAIGESSADADSGFKQDKNNPSDTEVCSGTDSVNVSLDIGSATGACSNNGDKPEISLNEIQHIKTFLSEFQKDVNNDDLRFGGENGEENEDDDTYGGVRKSLDSCASKNFMNKCKAGRISYFNAFVACVNAAAVKLLVDAGLEPDREVVLFHKVNVRFPWPRQEWWTDRDDDGNEADGDDEDDDDEYSSSGQERSAIKVSTVPSSWQTYFWKTARTVNSKQWEAAEIEKPEVPRKIRPLNEEEVGEQDEGPCVADIHLSVPNITEIFEFSAQRQLFKVTTIRKLTFVHQFLMTFNINLYIDAESGNLGFYLNHSTVFNSKAVKIRFAELILAVLKRSLQL; the protein is encoded by the exons ATGCAGT CTGCGAAGCACACCCCGCCTCAGAAGTGGACGACGATGGTCGCGATGTACAACAACGACATGGAGGGAGCACACGGACGCCCGTCCGACGAGGACATCCCCGAGCGCGACGTGCCTCCCTCGGCCTACGTCGCCGAAGACGCAGGGCCAGCGAAGAGCGGTGGCCACGACAGGGGCGCCTCTGGCCACGGGGCGGCGATGGCCAAAGCGGAGGAGGGCGTGGAACACCTTAGGAACCCAACTGACCAAGACTCAACCTCGAATAGCGGCGCGACGGGTAGCAGCGGCGAGGAGGAAAGCGCCACCGGTTTCGTCGAGGGCGCTGCCGCAAAAGGGGCGAGCGAACGAACAGCCGCGAATTCTGAAGCAGAACCCCCGCCGGGACACAACAGTGATGACAGTGCGTCTGATGACACTATCAGGGGGGCTGAGGATGGTGCAGCCAAGgggaatgatgaagatgaaaacaagGAAAACGTTGACAATACTCTCAAGGAAAGTGACGAAGAGAGCGACACGGAGGGCAGCGACGACGAGGATGCGGCCAGGGACGACGAAGGAGTTGAATGGCTGCTGAAGATCGACGACTTAGAGTTGTATAAGAAGGCCATGGTCCCGGAGCATTTCTACCTCCGGATCAGCAGTCCGAAAGTCCTGACTGAGGATCAGTTGCGCCTGGCCCTCGACCGACTCCTCGG GGAACTTAAGTGGCTGCGCCTCGGCTTGAAGCACCGACAAGGCGACTGCTGGATCTGTTATCTGCCGAAGGCCACGATGCAGGTTCGG ATCTGCAATGACGACAGCCTGGGTTACATCATGGAGGAGCCCCAACGCTCGCACTACTACCTTCATAATGACCTCCTTTGCACTGTCCAGATCCTTGCTGATCCTCAAGTGCCCAAAACTTCGCGGGGTCGAAGAAGAGGCAAGAAAGCGAACAATAATAGTGCCGACAAAGGGGACAGTGCTAACATGCACAATAGAAACCCCACATGTGATTACAagtacctcctcctcctggctGGTCCTCCGCCTCTCCTAAACGAAGCTTCCGGTAGACTTATCAGTGACACCTTTGTAAAACACCTTAATGATGCCATAGAAGAGTCTGTTGCACAAGAACCGGCCGGACAAAGCCCCGGTTCCAGCACTGGTAGTGGGACGGATGCTAACTTTGACTCGCCCAGTGTTGCTCAAAATCCCTCTGGTCTGGATACTCTTAATAACGCTGGAGGTTCCACCGCTTCTGGAATTTCCTCTGATAACGGTAGTTCTGAAGTTTCTGTGAGCACTCCTTTTGTTGATGAGAGTCCTAATGGCGGTGTCAGCAATAACGGTAGTTCTGAAGTCCCCGCTGCTTCTGGAGTTTCCTCTGACAAGGGTAGTTCTGAGGCTTCTGTGAGCACTTCTGGAGTTCCGACTGCTTCTGGAACTGCCTCTGATAAAAGTAGTTCTGAAATTTCTGTGAACACTCTTGGAATTCCCACTGTTTCTGGAACTACCTCTGATAAAGGTAGTTCTGAAGTTTCTGTGAGCACTTCGTTTGGTGCTGAAAGTCCTAAGGACAGTGTCAGCAATACTGAAGTCTCCAGTGCGATTGGTGAGAGCTCCGCTGATGCTGATAGTGGTTttaaacaagataaaaataatcCCAGTGATACTGAAGTTTGCTCAGGTACCGACAGCGTTAATGTTAGCTTAGATATCGGTAGTGCTACGGGTGCTTGctcaaataatggtgataaaccaGAAATATCTTTAAACGAAATACAGCACATTAAGACTTTTCTTAGTGAATTTCAGAAGGATGTAAATAACGACGATCTGAGATTTGGTGGAGAAAATGGTGAAGAAAATGAGGACGACGATACGTACGGGGGTGTCCGTAAATCCTTAGATTCGTGTGCAAGCAAGAATTTCATGAATAAGTGTAAAGCAGGACGTATCAGCTATTTCAATGCTTTTGTAGCGTGCGTGAATGCGGCCGCCGTCAAGCTTTTGGTTGATGCCGGGCTAGAGCCTGACAGAGAGGTCGTGCTTTTCCATAAAGTGAATGTACGCTTCCCTTGGCCTCGCCAGGAGTGGTGGACGGACAGAGACGATGACGGCAACGAAGCCGATGGCGACGAcgaggacgatgacgatgaataCAGTTCGTCCGGCCAAGAAAGGTCAGCTATTAAAGTGAGCACAGTTCCCAGCTCATGGCAGACTTACTTCTGGAAAACAGCCCGAACAGTAAACAGCAAACAGTGGGAAGCAGCAGAAATAGAGAAGCCTGAAGTGCCAAGGAAGATAAGACCTCTGAATGAGGAGGAAGTGGGCGAACAAGACGAAGGCCCCTGCGTCGCTGATATTCATTTATCCGTCCCGAACATAACCGAGATCTTCGAGTTTAGTGCACAGAGGCAGCTCTTCAAAGTAACTACCATCAGGAAGCTGACGTTCGTTCACCAATTCCTCATGACCTTCAACATCAACCTATATATTGACGCCGAGAGTGGAAATCTCGGTTTCTACCTCAATCATTCTACGGTGTTTAATTCTAAGGCCGTAAAGATCAGATTTGCTGAACTCATTTTGGCAGTTCTGAAAAGGTCCTTGCAGTTATGA
- the LOC125030538 gene encoding uncharacterized protein LOC125030538 isoform X2, giving the protein MFENVLTQECSAAKHTPPQKWTTMVAMYNNDMEGAHGRPSDEDIPERDVPPSAYVAEDAGPAKSGGHDRGASGHGAAMAKAEEGVEHLRNPTDQDSTSNSGATGSSGEEESATGFVEGAAAKGASERTAANSEAEPPPGHNSDDSASDDTIRGAEDGAAKGNDEDENKENVDNTLKESDEESDTEGSDDEDAARDDEGVEWLLKIDDLELYKKAMVPEHFYLRISSPKVLTEDQLRLALDRLLGELKWLRLGLKHRQGDCWICYLPKATMQVRICNDDSLGYIMEEPQRSHYYLHNDLLCTVQILADPQVPKTSRGRRRGKKANNNSADKGDSANMHNRNPTCDYKYLLLLAGPPPLLNEASGRLISDTFVKHLNDAIEESVAQEPAGQSPGSSTGSGTDANFDSPSVAQNPSGLDTLNNAGGSTASGISSDNGSSEVSVSTPFVDESPNGGVSNNGSSEVPAASGVSSDKGSSEASVSTSGVPTASGTASDKSSSEISVNTLGIPTVSGTTSDKGSSEVSVSTSFGAESPKDSVSNTEVSSAIGESSADADSGFKQDKNNPSDTEVCSGTDSVNVSLDIGSATGACSNNGDKPEISLNEIQHIKTFLSEFQKDVNNDDLRFGGENGEENEDDDTYGGVRKSLDSCASKNFMNKCKAGRISYFNAFVACVNAAAVKLLVDAGLEPDREVVLFHKVNVRFPWPRQEWWTDRDDDGNEADGDDEDDDDEYSSSGQERSAIKVSTVPSSWQTYFWKTARTVNSKQWEAAEIEKPEVPRKIRPLNEEEVGEQDEGPCVADIHLSVPNITEIFEFSAQRQLFKVTTIRKLTFVHQFLMTFNINLYIDAESGNLGFYLNHSTVFNSKAVKIRFAELILAVLKRSLQL; this is encoded by the exons ATGTTTGAAAACGTTTTAacacaagaatgttcag CTGCGAAGCACACCCCGCCTCAGAAGTGGACGACGATGGTCGCGATGTACAACAACGACATGGAGGGAGCACACGGACGCCCGTCCGACGAGGACATCCCCGAGCGCGACGTGCCTCCCTCGGCCTACGTCGCCGAAGACGCAGGGCCAGCGAAGAGCGGTGGCCACGACAGGGGCGCCTCTGGCCACGGGGCGGCGATGGCCAAAGCGGAGGAGGGCGTGGAACACCTTAGGAACCCAACTGACCAAGACTCAACCTCGAATAGCGGCGCGACGGGTAGCAGCGGCGAGGAGGAAAGCGCCACCGGTTTCGTCGAGGGCGCTGCCGCAAAAGGGGCGAGCGAACGAACAGCCGCGAATTCTGAAGCAGAACCCCCGCCGGGACACAACAGTGATGACAGTGCGTCTGATGACACTATCAGGGGGGCTGAGGATGGTGCAGCCAAGgggaatgatgaagatgaaaacaagGAAAACGTTGACAATACTCTCAAGGAAAGTGACGAAGAGAGCGACACGGAGGGCAGCGACGACGAGGATGCGGCCAGGGACGACGAAGGAGTTGAATGGCTGCTGAAGATCGACGACTTAGAGTTGTATAAGAAGGCCATGGTCCCGGAGCATTTCTACCTCCGGATCAGCAGTCCGAAAGTCCTGACTGAGGATCAGTTGCGCCTGGCCCTCGACCGACTCCTCGG GGAACTTAAGTGGCTGCGCCTCGGCTTGAAGCACCGACAAGGCGACTGCTGGATCTGTTATCTGCCGAAGGCCACGATGCAGGTTCGG ATCTGCAATGACGACAGCCTGGGTTACATCATGGAGGAGCCCCAACGCTCGCACTACTACCTTCATAATGACCTCCTTTGCACTGTCCAGATCCTTGCTGATCCTCAAGTGCCCAAAACTTCGCGGGGTCGAAGAAGAGGCAAGAAAGCGAACAATAATAGTGCCGACAAAGGGGACAGTGCTAACATGCACAATAGAAACCCCACATGTGATTACAagtacctcctcctcctggctGGTCCTCCGCCTCTCCTAAACGAAGCTTCCGGTAGACTTATCAGTGACACCTTTGTAAAACACCTTAATGATGCCATAGAAGAGTCTGTTGCACAAGAACCGGCCGGACAAAGCCCCGGTTCCAGCACTGGTAGTGGGACGGATGCTAACTTTGACTCGCCCAGTGTTGCTCAAAATCCCTCTGGTCTGGATACTCTTAATAACGCTGGAGGTTCCACCGCTTCTGGAATTTCCTCTGATAACGGTAGTTCTGAAGTTTCTGTGAGCACTCCTTTTGTTGATGAGAGTCCTAATGGCGGTGTCAGCAATAACGGTAGTTCTGAAGTCCCCGCTGCTTCTGGAGTTTCCTCTGACAAGGGTAGTTCTGAGGCTTCTGTGAGCACTTCTGGAGTTCCGACTGCTTCTGGAACTGCCTCTGATAAAAGTAGTTCTGAAATTTCTGTGAACACTCTTGGAATTCCCACTGTTTCTGGAACTACCTCTGATAAAGGTAGTTCTGAAGTTTCTGTGAGCACTTCGTTTGGTGCTGAAAGTCCTAAGGACAGTGTCAGCAATACTGAAGTCTCCAGTGCGATTGGTGAGAGCTCCGCTGATGCTGATAGTGGTTttaaacaagataaaaataatcCCAGTGATACTGAAGTTTGCTCAGGTACCGACAGCGTTAATGTTAGCTTAGATATCGGTAGTGCTACGGGTGCTTGctcaaataatggtgataaaccaGAAATATCTTTAAACGAAATACAGCACATTAAGACTTTTCTTAGTGAATTTCAGAAGGATGTAAATAACGACGATCTGAGATTTGGTGGAGAAAATGGTGAAGAAAATGAGGACGACGATACGTACGGGGGTGTCCGTAAATCCTTAGATTCGTGTGCAAGCAAGAATTTCATGAATAAGTGTAAAGCAGGACGTATCAGCTATTTCAATGCTTTTGTAGCGTGCGTGAATGCGGCCGCCGTCAAGCTTTTGGTTGATGCCGGGCTAGAGCCTGACAGAGAGGTCGTGCTTTTCCATAAAGTGAATGTACGCTTCCCTTGGCCTCGCCAGGAGTGGTGGACGGACAGAGACGATGACGGCAACGAAGCCGATGGCGACGAcgaggacgatgacgatgaataCAGTTCGTCCGGCCAAGAAAGGTCAGCTATTAAAGTGAGCACAGTTCCCAGCTCATGGCAGACTTACTTCTGGAAAACAGCCCGAACAGTAAACAGCAAACAGTGGGAAGCAGCAGAAATAGAGAAGCCTGAAGTGCCAAGGAAGATAAGACCTCTGAATGAGGAGGAAGTGGGCGAACAAGACGAAGGCCCCTGCGTCGCTGATATTCATTTATCCGTCCCGAACATAACCGAGATCTTCGAGTTTAGTGCACAGAGGCAGCTCTTCAAAGTAACTACCATCAGGAAGCTGACGTTCGTTCACCAATTCCTCATGACCTTCAACATCAACCTATATATTGACGCCGAGAGTGGAAATCTCGGTTTCTACCTCAATCATTCTACGGTGTTTAATTCTAAGGCCGTAAAGATCAGATTTGCTGAACTCATTTTGGCAGTTCTGAAAAGGTCCTTGCAGTTATGA
- the LOC125030538 gene encoding uncharacterized protein LOC125030538 isoform X4: MVAMYNNDMEGAHGRPSDEDIPERDVPPSAYVAEDAGPAKSGGHDRGASGHGAAMAKAEEGVEHLRNPTDQDSTSNSGATGSSGEEESATGFVEGAAAKGASERTAANSEAEPPPGHNSDDSASDDTIRGAEDGAAKGNDEDENKENVDNTLKESDEESDTEGSDDEDAARDDEGVEWLLKIDDLELYKKAMVPEHFYLRISSPKVLTEDQLRLALDRLLGELKWLRLGLKHRQGDCWICYLPKATMQVRICNDDSLGYIMEEPQRSHYYLHNDLLCTVQILADPQVPKTSRGRRRGKKANNNSADKGDSANMHNRNPTCDYKYLLLLAGPPPLLNEASGRLISDTFVKHLNDAIEESVAQEPAGQSPGSSTGSGTDANFDSPSVAQNPSGLDTLNNAGGSTASGISSDNGSSEVSVSTPFVDESPNGGVSNNGSSEVPAASGVSSDKGSSEASVSTSGVPTASGTASDKSSSEISVNTLGIPTVSGTTSDKGSSEVSVSTSFGAESPKDSVSNTEVSSAIGESSADADSGFKQDKNNPSDTEVCSGTDSVNVSLDIGSATGACSNNGDKPEISLNEIQHIKTFLSEFQKDVNNDDLRFGGENGEENEDDDTYGGVRKSLDSCASKNFMNKCKAGRISYFNAFVACVNAAAVKLLVDAGLEPDREVVLFHKVNVRFPWPRQEWWTDRDDDGNEADGDDEDDDDEYSSSGQERSAIKVSTVPSSWQTYFWKTARTVNSKQWEAAEIEKPEVPRKIRPLNEEEVGEQDEGPCVADIHLSVPNITEIFEFSAQRQLFKVTTIRKLTFVHQFLMTFNINLYIDAESGNLGFYLNHSTVFNSKAVKIRFAELILAVLKRSLQL, encoded by the exons ATGGTCGCGATGTACAACAACGACATGGAGGGAGCACACGGACGCCCGTCCGACGAGGACATCCCCGAGCGCGACGTGCCTCCCTCGGCCTACGTCGCCGAAGACGCAGGGCCAGCGAAGAGCGGTGGCCACGACAGGGGCGCCTCTGGCCACGGGGCGGCGATGGCCAAAGCGGAGGAGGGCGTGGAACACCTTAGGAACCCAACTGACCAAGACTCAACCTCGAATAGCGGCGCGACGGGTAGCAGCGGCGAGGAGGAAAGCGCCACCGGTTTCGTCGAGGGCGCTGCCGCAAAAGGGGCGAGCGAACGAACAGCCGCGAATTCTGAAGCAGAACCCCCGCCGGGACACAACAGTGATGACAGTGCGTCTGATGACACTATCAGGGGGGCTGAGGATGGTGCAGCCAAGgggaatgatgaagatgaaaacaagGAAAACGTTGACAATACTCTCAAGGAAAGTGACGAAGAGAGCGACACGGAGGGCAGCGACGACGAGGATGCGGCCAGGGACGACGAAGGAGTTGAATGGCTGCTGAAGATCGACGACTTAGAGTTGTATAAGAAGGCCATGGTCCCGGAGCATTTCTACCTCCGGATCAGCAGTCCGAAAGTCCTGACTGAGGATCAGTTGCGCCTGGCCCTCGACCGACTCCTCGG GGAACTTAAGTGGCTGCGCCTCGGCTTGAAGCACCGACAAGGCGACTGCTGGATCTGTTATCTGCCGAAGGCCACGATGCAGGTTCGG ATCTGCAATGACGACAGCCTGGGTTACATCATGGAGGAGCCCCAACGCTCGCACTACTACCTTCATAATGACCTCCTTTGCACTGTCCAGATCCTTGCTGATCCTCAAGTGCCCAAAACTTCGCGGGGTCGAAGAAGAGGCAAGAAAGCGAACAATAATAGTGCCGACAAAGGGGACAGTGCTAACATGCACAATAGAAACCCCACATGTGATTACAagtacctcctcctcctggctGGTCCTCCGCCTCTCCTAAACGAAGCTTCCGGTAGACTTATCAGTGACACCTTTGTAAAACACCTTAATGATGCCATAGAAGAGTCTGTTGCACAAGAACCGGCCGGACAAAGCCCCGGTTCCAGCACTGGTAGTGGGACGGATGCTAACTTTGACTCGCCCAGTGTTGCTCAAAATCCCTCTGGTCTGGATACTCTTAATAACGCTGGAGGTTCCACCGCTTCTGGAATTTCCTCTGATAACGGTAGTTCTGAAGTTTCTGTGAGCACTCCTTTTGTTGATGAGAGTCCTAATGGCGGTGTCAGCAATAACGGTAGTTCTGAAGTCCCCGCTGCTTCTGGAGTTTCCTCTGACAAGGGTAGTTCTGAGGCTTCTGTGAGCACTTCTGGAGTTCCGACTGCTTCTGGAACTGCCTCTGATAAAAGTAGTTCTGAAATTTCTGTGAACACTCTTGGAATTCCCACTGTTTCTGGAACTACCTCTGATAAAGGTAGTTCTGAAGTTTCTGTGAGCACTTCGTTTGGTGCTGAAAGTCCTAAGGACAGTGTCAGCAATACTGAAGTCTCCAGTGCGATTGGTGAGAGCTCCGCTGATGCTGATAGTGGTTttaaacaagataaaaataatcCCAGTGATACTGAAGTTTGCTCAGGTACCGACAGCGTTAATGTTAGCTTAGATATCGGTAGTGCTACGGGTGCTTGctcaaataatggtgataaaccaGAAATATCTTTAAACGAAATACAGCACATTAAGACTTTTCTTAGTGAATTTCAGAAGGATGTAAATAACGACGATCTGAGATTTGGTGGAGAAAATGGTGAAGAAAATGAGGACGACGATACGTACGGGGGTGTCCGTAAATCCTTAGATTCGTGTGCAAGCAAGAATTTCATGAATAAGTGTAAAGCAGGACGTATCAGCTATTTCAATGCTTTTGTAGCGTGCGTGAATGCGGCCGCCGTCAAGCTTTTGGTTGATGCCGGGCTAGAGCCTGACAGAGAGGTCGTGCTTTTCCATAAAGTGAATGTACGCTTCCCTTGGCCTCGCCAGGAGTGGTGGACGGACAGAGACGATGACGGCAACGAAGCCGATGGCGACGAcgaggacgatgacgatgaataCAGTTCGTCCGGCCAAGAAAGGTCAGCTATTAAAGTGAGCACAGTTCCCAGCTCATGGCAGACTTACTTCTGGAAAACAGCCCGAACAGTAAACAGCAAACAGTGGGAAGCAGCAGAAATAGAGAAGCCTGAAGTGCCAAGGAAGATAAGACCTCTGAATGAGGAGGAAGTGGGCGAACAAGACGAAGGCCCCTGCGTCGCTGATATTCATTTATCCGTCCCGAACATAACCGAGATCTTCGAGTTTAGTGCACAGAGGCAGCTCTTCAAAGTAACTACCATCAGGAAGCTGACGTTCGTTCACCAATTCCTCATGACCTTCAACATCAACCTATATATTGACGCCGAGAGTGGAAATCTCGGTTTCTACCTCAATCATTCTACGGTGTTTAATTCTAAGGCCGTAAAGATCAGATTTGCTGAACTCATTTTGGCAGTTCTGAAAAGGTCCTTGCAGTTATGA